The following proteins are co-located in the Anomalospiza imberbis isolate Cuckoo-Finch-1a 21T00152 chromosome 1, ASM3175350v1, whole genome shotgun sequence genome:
- the VWDE gene encoding von Willebrand factor D and EGF domain-containing protein isoform X4, producing the protein MFMLSTVLLGLLQNEQFGGNLAPTSSPSVPPPLPSVPEVVAEMIKDSIYLRCTFGIPFANSSVGFIVTWSRLSPEGVKEELTHETAVHTFSLLELDGINIRLGDKVYCSSSSFFMEKPDIQSSSVESKEFFAGIKIHPETYDVSEDGKEYRLTIESSIPIPCPEFSQLKSDCKISLTLNSVDEGKEQLGLNLALSSCHVDLLQKSCNDGICSQAVIYFSAVTDFMQDGDRITRIAVEPISSENFLWNGYVPESTQITVKDLPTAYCYSFTDPHIITFDGRVYDNFKTGTFVLYKSTSRDFEVHVRQWDCGSLHYPASCNCGFVAKEGSDIIAFDMCSGQLHESQPHLSVINRDTTGSNVKITESYLGRKVTVLFSSGAFVRADVSEWGMSLTLRAPSSDYRHTVGLCGTFDGNAENDYHTASGMEIPNHANGPFFFIKEWRILPGESLFDKTPASLSSSRKMLFCDCTLEDARFYQPANNLETVTQSEPPLSCKESENGRFLSLIPGLDVTAEYLGPADLVRGLKKRSSTHEMDSSTLLQRQNNQTKLQKTSLINSHLSATSEGNTGTEREGSSNLDIRRNSHHYSSHFHKSQSATSRGKRQNYFEYHPVFIFQSLSQTDLEGYSYFFPEDHATDTDEKLLPSWPTPSGLTESSALFLCQQAIANSSIGRSCGALLGRRTGDAIGMCVKDLLLKDDLGWAQASLALLENECEKRILEEINYSPQELEESVESLLTALKCPSLCSGNGECTEWGCACFQGYSSYDCSILSDQAPEITELENAGLCDIQQYDCTSVRVFGHGFRDSLNLKCEIIKLQYSDRQWIPGEPLTMPAAFQNARTVDCQLPSDGQQSDVMDVVDDKPIARWQIKISNDGFVYSNSKTMILYDGACQTCEPQESGLCTLKEKTCNIDGLCYGEGDTNPTSPCLLCRPDLSKLTWSVVESNQPPVLETFQGMLQTFYGEDFLYQFLASDPEGSAIHFTLDSGPEGASLSPSGLLLWKAASMNVHKLTFSLTDDCNATTKVEIEVSVKSCDCLNNGSCVTNINFPPGSGRYLCVCVAGFEGDLCQVNTDDCKLNQCGIGRCVDGINSYYCECPHELQGKNCQEDVDECASSPCFPGVFCFNTFGSYYCGPCPNNLQGDGKSCHESFDDTDVERKDSTGEVGGHKGFQPSSFEKALSVSGYIPSSTHVPKRFISTEMVGSSTQPASTVKTITAWKTPDSQRSASVQPVVTGSIAHALGTISGHLADVEKSSLVHAVKAASSRSHAVSPEKKTRAQVEVFSYLESSRKTSPSSRASINKGHSLPNKTFKGGNAQRVLHLLAKNQGSHLPFTLVEATVPPKMLPEELSETVIPKAVTCSDLPCFPGVPCEPRQDGSVKCGRCPYGYYGDGFTCRARCRQPCGKNMECVAPNICKCKPGYAGHNCQAALCKPECKNHGKCIKPNICECLPGYSGSTCEEAHCKPPCQNGGTCLARNLCTCPYGFVGPRCDTMVCNRHCENGGECLTPDTCQCKPGWYGPTCSTAMCNPVCLNGGSCTKPDVCLCPHGFFGAHCQNAVCSPPCKNGGHCMRNNVCTCPDGYTGRRCEKSVCEPRCINGGRCVGPNICSCPSGWRGKRCNTPICLQECKNGGECIGPSTCHCPPQWEGFQCQTPVCNQKCLFGGKCVLPNVCSCRPGYTGVLCGKKIQVQRHHG; encoded by the exons ATGTTCATGTTATCAACAGTATTGCTTGGTTTGTTGCAAAATGAGCAGTTTGGTG GTAACCTGGCTCCTACCTCATCTCCATCTGTGCCACCACCACTTCCATCTGTTCCTGAAGTTGTAGCAGAGATGATCAAAGACAGCATCTACCTAAGGTGTACCTTTGGCATTCCTTTTGCCAACAGCTCTGTTGGATTTATTGTAACTTGGTCAAGACTTTCTCCTGAAGGTGTCAAAGAAGAACTTACACATGAAACAGCAGTTCATACCTTCTCACTTCTAGAACTAGATGGGATAAACATCAGACTTGGAGACAAA GTCTACTGTAGCAGTTCTTCTTTTTTCATGGAGAAGCCAGATATACAAAGCTCTTCAGTTGAGAGCAAGGAATTTTTTGCTGGAATTAAG ATACATCCAGAAACATATGATGTATCAGAAGATGGGAAGGAATACAGACTGACAATAGAAAGTAGCATTCCTATTCCTTGTCCTGAATTTAGCCAGCTAAAAAGTGACTGCAAAATCTCACTAACATTAAACAGTGTTGATGAAG gTAAAGAGCAGTTAGGTCTAAACTTGGCTCTTTCTTCTTGTCATGTGGATCTTCTCCAGAAATCCTGCAATGATGGAATCTGTAGTCAAGCTGTAATTTACTTCAGTGCTGTGACAGACTTCATGCAGGATGGAGACAGGATCACCAGAATTGCAGTTGAACCTATATCCAGTGAGAATTTCCTGTGGAATGGCTATGTTCCAGAAAGCACACAG aTTACAGTTAAGGATCTACCCACTGCCTACTGTTACTCATTTACTGACCCTCATATAATTACTTTTGATGGAAG AGTCTATGACAATTTTAAAACAGGAACATTTGTTCTCTATAAGAGTACATCTCGAGATTTTGAAGTTCATGTTCGCCAGTGGGACTGCGGAAGTCTTCACTACCCAGCATCCTGCAACTGTGGCTTTGTTGCTAAGGAAGGAAGTGATATAATTGCATTTGACATGTGCAGTGGTCAGCTCCATGAATCACAGCCACACTTATCTGTAATAAACAGAGACACAACAGGAAGCAATGTCAAAATCACTGAATCCTACCTTGGAAGAAAAGTAACA gttttgttttcttctggagCTTTTGTTCGTGCTGATGTGAGTGAATGGGGAATGAGCCTAACACTTAGGGCACCCAGTTCAGATTACAGACATACAGTGGGACTCTGTGGCACCTTTGATGGAAATGCAGAGAATGACTATCACACTGCGAGTGGCATGGAAATCCCAAACCATGCCAatggtccttttttttttattaaggaATGGAG AATTTTACCAGGAGAGAGCTTGTTTGACAAGACACCTGCTTCATTATCATCTTCTAGAAAAATGTTATTCTGTGACTGTACACTTGAAGATGCCAGATTTTATCAGCCAGCAAACAATCTGGAGACAGTTACTCAGTCAGAACCTCCTCTGTCTTGTAAAGAAAGTGAAAATGGTAGATTTCTTTCTTTGATACCAGGACTGGATGTCACTGCTGAGTATCTTGGTCCTGCTGATCTTGTCAGGGGCTTAAAGAAACGTTCATCTACACATGAAATGGATTCATCTACACTTCTGCAGAGGCAGAATAATCAAACCAAACTTCAAAAAACCTCACTAATAAACTCACATCTCTCTGCCACCTCAGAGGGAAATACTGGTACAGAAAGAGAGGGAAGTTCAAACCTAGACATTAGGAGAAATTCTCACCATTACAGCAGTCATTTTCACAAAAGTCAATCTGCTACAAGTAGAGGGAAGCgccaaaattattttgaatacCATCCAGTATTCATCTTCCAAAGTCTCAGCCAAACAGATTTAGAGGGATATAGTTACTTTTTCCCAGAGGACCATGCCACTGACACAGATGAGAAGCTCCTTCCTTCTTGGCCCACACCTTCAGGCCTTACTGAGTCTAGTGCTTTGTTCCTGTGCCAGCAGGCAATAGCTAATTCCAGCATAGGAAGGTCCTGTGGTGCCCTCCTTGGCCGGCGAACAGGGGATGCCATCGGTATGTGTGTTAAAGATCTGCTGCTGAAAGATGATCTTGGTTGGGCACAAGCTTCATTAGCTCTGCTGGAGAATGAATGTGAGAAAAGAAttttagaagaaataaattacagCCCACAGGAACTTGAAGAGTCAGTTGAGAGCCTACTTACTGCTTTGAAGTGTCCCAGTCTCTGCAGTGGTAATGGAGAATGTACAGAATGGGGCTGTGCATGTTTTCAAGGCTACAGCTCGTATGACTGCAGCATACTCTCTG ACCAGGCTCCAGAAATTACAGAGCTGGAGAAtgctgggctgtgtgacattcAACAGTATGACTGCACATCTGTGAGAGTGTTTGGACATGGCTTCAGGGACTCATTGAACCTGAAATGTGAAATCATCAAATTGCAA TATAGTGATAGACAATGGATTCCTGGAGAACCTCTAACTATGCCAGCTGCCTTCCAAAATGCCAGGACTGTTGACTGCCAGTTACCAAGTGATGGCCAGCAGTCTGATGTCATGGATGTGGTTGATGACAAACCCATTGCCAGATGGCAAATAAAG ATTTCTAATGATGGATTTGTTTATAGCAACTCTAAAACAATGATATTATATGATGGAGCCTGTCAGACATGTGAACCACAAGAATCTGGGTTATGTACATTAAAG GAGAAAACGTGCAACATAGATGGACTCTGTTACGGTGAAGGAGACACAAATCCTACCAGCCCTTGCTTACTGTGCAGACCTGACTTATCAAAGTTAACTTGGTCAGTTGTTGAAA GTAACCAGCCTCCAGTGCTTGAAACTTTTCAGGGTATGCTACAGACATTTTATGGAGAAGATTTTTTATATCAGTTTTTGGCTTCAGATCCAGAGGGCTCTGCTATTCATTTCACGCTGGATTCTGGTCCAGAAGGTGCCAGTCTTTCCCCATCAGGTCTCCTTTTGTGGAAAGCTGCGTCAATGAATGTCCataaattaacattttctttgaCAGATGACTGCAATGCAACAACCAAGGTAGAAATAGAG GTCAGTGTAAAATCATGTGATTGCCTAAATAATGGCTCATGTGTGACAAACATTAATTTCCCACCTGGAAGTGGAAGAtatctttgtgtgtgtgtggctggaTTTGAAGGTGATCTCTGTCAAGTGAATACTGATGACTGTAAACTTAACCAGTGTGGTATTGGCAGATGTGTGGATGGAATAAACAGCTATTACTGTGAATGTCCACATGAACTTCAAG GTAAAAATTGTCAAGAGGATGTAGATGAATGTGCATCCAGTCCTTGCTTCCCTGGAGTATTTTGCTTCAATACTTTCGGTTCTTACTATTGTGGTCCATGCCCAAATAATCTGCAAGGAGATGGGAAGTCATGTCATg AAAGCTTTGATGACACTGATGttgaaaggaaggattccacAGGAGAAGTTGGAGGGCATAAAG GTTTTCAACCATCATCCTTTGAGAAGGCTCTAAGTGTGTCAGGATATATTCCCAGTTCTACACATGTCCCAAAGAGATTTATTTCTACAGAAATGGTTGGTAGCAGCACACAACCAGCCTCCACAGTAAAAACAATCACTGCCTGGAAGACACCTGACTCTCAGAGAAGTGCTTCTGTACAACCTGTGGTTACTGGAAGCATTGCTCATGCTCTAGGCACCATCAGTGGTCACCTTGCTGATGTGGAAAAGAGTTCTTTGGTACATGCTGTAAAGGCTGCATCTTCAAGGAGCCATGCTGTATCACCTGAGAAGAAAACAAGGGCACAAGTTGAGGTCTTCAGCTATTtagagagcagcaggaagacTTCCCCTAGCAGCAGAGCAAGTATAAACAAAGGACATTCTTTGCCAAACAAAACATTCAAAGGTGGAAATGCTCAAAGAGTTCTGCACCTATTAGCTAAGAATCAAGGGAGTCATTTACCTTTTACCCTTGTGGAAGCTACTGTCCCACCAAAAATGCTTCCTGAAGAATTGAGTGAAACAGTGATTCCTAAAGCAGTGACCTGTTCTGATTTACCCTGTTTTCCTGGCGTACCCTGTGAGCCAAGGCAGGATGGAAGTGTCAAGTGCGGTCGTTGTCCTTATGGTTATTATGGAGATGGCTTCACTTGCAGAG CAAGATGTAGACAACCCTGTGGCAAAAATATGGAGTGTGTGGCACCCAATATTTGTAAATGCAAGCCTGGTTATGCTGGTCATAACTGTCAGGCTG ctctATGCAAACCTGAATGCAAAAACCATGGGAAGTGCATTAAGCCCAACATCTGTGAATGTTTACCTGGATACAGTGGCTCCACCTGTGAGGAAG CACATTGTAAACCACCGTGTCAAAATGGAGGCACATGCTTGGCCAGAAATCTCTGCACCTGCCCATATGGTTTTGTGGGACCAAGATGTGATACAA TGGTTTGCAACAGGCACTGTGAAAATGGTGGCGAATGTCTTACTCCAGACACCTGCCAGTGTAAACCTGGCTGGTATGGACCTACCTGCAGCACAG CAATGTGTAATCCTGTGTGTCTCAATGGTGGCTCCTGTACTAAGCCAGATGTTTGCCTGTGTCCACATGGATTCTTTGGTGCCCACTGTCAGAAtg CTGTCTGCAGCCCTCCTTGTAAAAATGGTGGTCATTGCATGAGAAATAATGTTTGTACATGTCCTGATGGATACACAGGCAGAAGATGTGAAAAAA GTGTCTGTGAGCCAAGGTGCATAAATGGAGGAAGATGTGTAGGCCCAAACATTTGCTCTTGTCCTTCAggatggagaggaaaaagatGTAACACTC CAATCTGTCTTCAGGAATGTAAGAATGGTGGGGAGTGTATTGGACCGAGTACCTGTCATTGTCCTCCACAGTGGGAAGGATTCCAGTGTCAAACAC CTGTGTGCAACCAGAAGTGTCTTTTCGGAGGCAAATGTGTATTGCCCAACGTGTGCTCTTGTCGTCCAGGTTATACTGGAGTCCTCTGTGGGAAGAAAATTCAG GTACAAAGACATCATGGTTGA